One genomic segment of Clavelina lepadiformis chromosome 3, kaClaLepa1.1, whole genome shotgun sequence includes these proteins:
- the LOC143449697 gene encoding carboxypeptidase B-like yields the protein MKFLIILSLAALALAKVRFDGHQVLSLYPTTREHIDLIKEFGSYDGFADFWSPDSADLAHIDQKIDVRFRKESLRIVKKKLEAAGMSFEVKIADMQPLIDSQFDVPRKNKALFGYDYDVYHTYDEIVQWANDVANQYPLLAKYEKFGDSYEGREIPRLTLGTSANKPIVLIDCGIHAREWISPAFCQCYVNRMLSQYGVDPGVTAAMQSLTFVVLPVLNADGYAYSHTDDRMWRKTRRDNGGFCKGVDPNRNFDANWAGPGSSASPCSETYYGPSVASEPLTQALQNFVLSNKGNIKAYITFHSYGQVFIYPYSYAVQDASNKDELDAVAANSAAAIESVNRKAYTYGPGYESMYLAAGGSDDFSLDQGATLSYTIELRDTGRYGFLLPESQIADSCTETYEGMDVITDYVRNSLI from the exons ATGAAGTTTCTCATCATTCTGTCTCTTGCCGCGCTGGCTTTGGCCAAAGTTAGGTTCGATGG acaTCAGGTGTTATCCTTATACCCGACTACCCGTGAGCACATTGACTTGATCAAGGAATTTGGATCTTATGACGGATTt GCCGATTTCTGGTCCCCGGACTCAGCTGACTTGGCCCACATCGATCAAAAAATTGATGTCCGTTTCAGAAA AGAAAGTCTTCGAATTGTTAAAAAGAAGTTGGAAGCCGCTGGTATGAGTTTTGAGGTGAAGATTGCCGACATGCAACCTCTCATTGATTCTCAGTTCGACGTCCCCAGAAAAAATAAGGCTCTCTTTGGTTACGACTACGACGTTTACCACACCTATGACGAG ATTGTGCAATGGGCAAACGACGTGGCCAACCAATACCCCCTTCTTGCGAAGTACGAAAAGTTCGGTGATTCTTACGAGGGTCGAGAAATTCCAAGGCTAACACTTGGGACGTCTGCCAACAAACCAATTGTTCTGATCGACTGCGGAATTCATGCCCGTGAGTGGATTTCACCAGCCTTTTGCCAGTGCTACGTCAACAGG ATGCTATCTCAGTACGGCGTTGATCCCGGTGTCACTGCAGCCATGCAATCTCTAACTTTCGTCGTTTTGCCCGTTCTTAACGCTGATGGATACGCTTACTCCCATACTGAT GATCGTATGTGGCGAAAGACCCGCAGAGACAACGGTGGTTTTTGTAAGGGTGTTGATCCCAACCGAAATTTTGATGCAAACTGGGCCGGCCCAGGTTCTTCTGCTAGTCCTTGCTCTGAAACTTATTATGGACCCTCTGTGGCGTCGGAGCCTCTTACTCAGGCCCTTCAAAATTTCGTCCTATCTAACAAAGGCAATATCAAG GCTTATATCACTTTCCACAGCTACGgtcaagtttttatttatccaTATTCGTATGCTGTACAAGACGCATCCAACAAAGACGAATTG GATGCGGTGGCTGCAAATTCAGCAGCTGCCATTGAAAGCGTGAACAGAAAAGCATACACTTACGGTCCCGGTTACGAGAGCATGT ACTTGGCTGCTGGAGGCTCTGACGATTTCTCCTTAGACCAAGGCGCAACACTTTCATACACCATCGAACTCAGAGATACTGGCCGTTACGGATTCCTCTTGCCAGAGAGTCAG ATTGCCGATTCCTGTACTGAGACTTACGAAGGCATGGATGTTATTACTGACTATGTAAGGAATTCCCTGATTTAA